One Erpetoichthys calabaricus chromosome 8, fErpCal1.3, whole genome shotgun sequence DNA segment encodes these proteins:
- the LOC114656577 gene encoding fibrinogen-like protein 1-like protein, which translates to MRAEKLIPKSFIQQPHRSPTANYLVILSEDECVYVPANENKEHTSFLCYSIILLSVLLGGIVKDSKHAFAISLWTYSHVKRWVGEEASDVRKAFLLISTAKSSPMRILIVLFAGFHVHFVSCFAVLLGLSQLCRSSVVLSKGAQAGVISTTKVYRDCSQLPSNSPSGLYIIQPKDTHPLMVYCEMNTTGGGWTVIQRNRGSGELTWDESWTTYKYGFGNILQDHWLGMEYIYKIASQTIYEIRFVIYDASNNTKYADYNMFLVDNETNGYKLRLGSYFGTAGDGMTVAEANKLHDNRKFSTKDKDQDNTSGNCASGYGGWWYDACFASNLNVKSGLTWHNLCTKCLGSIILIRPSSICRGA; encoded by the exons ATGAGGGCAGAGAAGCTGATTCCCAAGAGCTTCATCCAGCAGCCCCACAGATCTCCAACAGCAAACTATCTGGTAATCCTAAGTGAGGATgaatgtgttt aTGTGCCAGCTAATGAGAATAAAGAGCATACTTCATTTCTCTGTTATAGTATTATTCTTCTCAGTGTTTTACTCGGTGGAATTGTGAAAGATTCAAAACATGCCTTTGCCATCTCTCTTTGGACATATAGTCATGTCAAAAG ATGGGTAGGTGAAGAAGCATCAGATGTGAGAAAAGCCTTCTTACTGATCAGTACT GCCAAAAGTAGCCCCATGAGAATTCTTATTGTTCTCTTTGCAGGGTTTCATGTTCATTTCGTGAGCTGTTTTGCAGTTCTCTTGGGTTTGTCCCAGTTATGCAGATCTTCTGTGGTTCTCAGCAAAG GAGCGCAAGCTGGTGTCATTAGCACTACCAAAG TCTACAGAGACTGCAGCCAGCTGCCCAGCAACAGTCCAAGTGGTCTGTATATTATTCAGCCCAAAGATACCCACCCCTTAATGGTGTATTGTGAAATGAACACAACTGGTGGTGGCTGGACTGTCATCCAGAGGAACAGAGGTTCTGGTGAGCTGACCTGGGATGAATCCTGGACAACCTACAAGTATGGCTTTGGGAACATTCTGCAGGACCACTGGTTGGGGATGGAGTACATCTACAAAATAGCATCACAGACAATCTATGAAATCCGTTTTGTTATCTATGATGCATCAAACAATACGAAGTATGCTGATTATAATATGTTCTTAGTGGATAATGAAACAAATGGCTACAAACTGAGATTGGGCAGCTACTTTGGGACTGCAGGAGATGGCATGACTGTAGCAGAAGCCAACAAGCTGCATGACAATAGAAAGTTCTCCACCAAGGATAAGGATCAGGACAATACTAGTGGCAACTGTGCAAGTGGTTATGGGGGATGGTGGTATGATGCATGTTTTGCctcaaatttaaatgtaaagagtGGCCTGACCTGGCACAATCTCTGCACAAAATGCCTGGGGTCTATCATCCTGATTCGGCCATCCAGTATATGCAGAGGTGCATAA